From the Elusimicrobiaceae bacterium genome, one window contains:
- a CDS encoding PspC domain-containing protein, with translation MEEPIPQKKLYRSTRDSSICGVLGGLAEYLSVDPALMRALFLLSLFLTAFLPLALAYFAAGFIMPLPPDGFKPPELKRRFFRSTDDRKLLGIIGGLAEYFKLDPTLLRLAFIFALCLTAIAPGIIGYFAAYFVAPDNPAPQA, from the coding sequence ATGGAAGAACCGATACCGCAGAAAAAACTTTACCGAAGCACACGCGACAGCAGCATATGCGGAGTGCTGGGGGGGCTGGCGGAATATCTGTCGGTTGACCCCGCGCTGATGCGCGCGCTGTTTCTGCTGAGCCTGTTTCTGACGGCGTTTCTCCCGCTCGCGCTGGCGTATTTCGCCGCTGGTTTCATAATGCCGCTTCCGCCGGACGGGTTCAAGCCGCCCGAACTAAAACGCCGTTTTTTCCGCTCGACGGATGACCGCAAACTGCTGGGCATTATCGGCGGACTGGCGGAATATTTCAAGCTGGATCCGACACTTCTTCGTCTGGCCTTTATTTTCGCGCTTTGCCTGACCGCAATCGCGCCCGGGATAATCGGCTATTTCGCGGCTTATTTCGTTGCGCCGGATAACCCTGCGCCGCAGGCCTGA